The genomic stretch ATCACCGATGTACATGGCAGGCCGTTTTCTCACGGCTTCGAGGCCTTCCAGGATCTGAATACTTTCTGCAGTATAGGCATGGGCGGATGATGACACAAGCGGCTGGTTATCTGTAATCATGTTGATGGATACGAAATTTAGGAAGAGACAAAATTACGCAAAATTGGCTGAAAATCTGCATTTGGCAGGTAAAAACAAGTTCTGCTATGCGGTTTGTCCTATCTTTGCAGATCATGAATCAGGCATTGGAGTTTTTTCAGCAAACAGGCATGCGCCAGCTTACTGATCATCGGCTGGAGCTCCTCTCGGAACGGGAGTTTCAGGCAGGTAATCATCTGCAGGTTCAGGTGAGTAGGTATCTCTGGGCTGAAGGTGAGCCACAGGCGGTAGCTGCCATGGTATATCATGTAGTATCTGAATCAACGGCCAAAGAACCGGTTATAGAACTGAAATATTGCATTCCGGGCCGCCGCTATTGTGCTTTTGCCGGATGTAAGGGCAGTCTGTGTACTTCGCCACATCGGGAAGAAGATTGCCTGCACAGCCATTCCACCGCCGAAATGATTTCCATAGCCTTTTCATCTGCTTTCTTTCATGCACAGGGACTTGGGGAATGCTGGGCCGGTACGGATATGCCCGCAGCCACCAAGAAAACACTGATCTGGAAGCCCATGCCAATTACCCCCCGCATGACCAGCCTGCTGCAACAGATGCTGCATCATCCCTATCAAGGAACAGAAGAAAGGCTTTATGTGCAAAGCAAGGCCCTGGAATTGCTGGTTATTTCCCGTGAACAGGCGCGGCATCAGGCTGTCCGGAAAACTTCTGCCCGCTTTCTGCTTCACCCCGAAGACAGGGAAAAAATTTACCAGGCCCGGGATATCATGCTGCAGCATCTCGATGAGCCGATTACCATCCGCGAACTTTCCCGCAAGGTGGCTATCAATGAATGCTATTTGAAAAAAGGATTCAAGGAGATCTTTGGGACTACCATCTACGACTATTTCCAGCGTGAACGAATGGAAAAAGCCCGCCAGCTGCTCTATGAACAAGGCCTTTCCGTATCGGAAGTGGCCGCCCGCATGGGATACTCCTGCATTTCCCATTTCAGCACGGCATTTAAAAAATACACCGGGCTGAAGCCTTGCGAACTGATCCGCTAAACAAATTTTCCCGATCGGATACAGATTTTTTCCCGATCCGATAAACAGAACAGTAGGCCTTCACATAGCTTTGTCATGCTCTAAGCTACACATCGCTCATGCTGATCTCCTGCATCCGCCCTGGCCTGGCCGGGGCGAATGTATTTTTACAATACAGGCATACAACGGCTGACGGCCATTTGTTGTATTTTTGCATCCATTTTTCATTAAACTGACAGGCATTTCCATGGCAACTACGGCAAAATATCCGGAATATGCTCAGCTGAATCTCCCGGCCTTTGAACAGGAAATCCTCCAGCGCTGGGAACAGGAAAAGACTTTTGAACGAAGTATTGCCCAAAGGGAGGGTCAACCCTCTTTCGTGTTTTATGAAGGCCCCCCTTCTGCCAACGGATTGCCTGGTATTCATCATGTAATTTCCCGTACACTCAAGGATCTGGTATGCCGTTACCAGACCATGAAAGGCTTTCAGGTGAAGCGCAAAAGCGGCTGGGATACCCATGGATTGCCGGTAGAACTGGGTGTGGAGCAGGAGCTGGGTATTTCCAAAGCTGACATTGGGAAGAAGATTTCCGTGGAAGCCTACAACCAGCGCTGCCGGGAAGCCGTTCTCCGCTACAAGGACAAATGGGAGGAGCTGACCCGTAAAATGGGCTATTGGGTGGATCTGGAACATCCTTACATCACTTTCGACAACGATTATATCGAAACGCTCTGGTGGCTGCTGAAAAAGCTATACGAAAAGGGTTTGCTCTACGAGAGCATCAGCATTCAGCCCTATTCACCTGCAGCCGGAACTGGCCTGAGCTCGCATGAGCTCAACCAGCCCGGCACTTACAAGATGGTAAAAGATACCACGGTAGTAGCCATGTTCAGGCTTTCCGGCCAGGATGGGCGCAATGTTTCCCATCCGGCATGGAAGCGCATCCAGGAGGCTATTGCGGCCTACCGGCAGCAGCATGCCGTATCGTATCCCGCAGAGCAGGAACAGGTCTTTTGCCTGGCATGGACCACTACACCCTGGACATTACCTTCCAACCTGGGCCTCACAGTGGGGCCTCATTTTACCTATAGCCTGATCCGTACCCGCCATCCCTACACCCAGGAGGTGGTGCATGTGTTGCTGGCTAAAGAAAAAGTAAAGGAATATTTTGCTGAGCCTGAGCAGGGATCGATCGAAGAAACCCCGCTTGCCCTCGATGGACACCGTAAGATCAAATCGCCCTGGGCTGAGCTGCTTACCCTGCAGGGACAGGAGCTGCAGGGCTTGTATTATGAGCAGCTTATGCCTTTCGATGCCAATAGGCCTGAACTGGCAGGTGGTGATCCTTTCCGGATTGTAACAGGTGATTTTGTAACCACAGAAGAAGGTACCGGCATTGTGCATACTGCACCGGCTTTTGGTGCCGACGACTTCCGCGTGGGCAGGCAATTCGGGCTGGGCATCCTGGTGCTGGTGGATAAAGAAGGAAAATTTGTGGAAGGCATGGGCGAATTCAGTGGCCGGTATGTAAAAAATTACAAGGATGATCCCGATTACCGGGATGTGGATGTGGATTTGTGCAATTGGCTGAAAGCACGCGGACTGGCTTTCCGGATTGAAAAATATGAGCATAGTTACCCGCATTGCTGGCGCACCGATAAACCGGTGTTGTATTATCCGCTACAGGCTTGGTTTATCCGCACCACGGCCATGAAAGATCGGATGGTGGAACTCAACCGCCGCATCCGTTGGAAACCCGCCAGTACCGGGGAAGGCCGCTTTGGCAACTGGCTGGAAAACATCGTAGACTGGAACCTGAGCCGCAGCCGTTTCTGGGGAACTCCGTTGCCCATCTGGCGCACGGAAGATGGGTCAGAAGAAAAATGTATTGGTTCGGTAGCTGAATTGAAAGCAGAGCTGAAAAAAGCCGCTGCTCTTAATAAACCCGGATACCTCCGCGAAGATGCCGTATTTGATCTGCATAAACCCTTTGTGGATGAAATGGTGTTGCTGAGCGACAGCGGCAAGCCCATGCATCGTGTGCCTGATCTGGTGGATGTATGGTTTGACAGCGGTGCCATGCCTTTTGCCCAATGGCATTTCCCGTTTGAAAATGCAGATACATTCGCCAGTAACTATCCGGCTGATTTCATCTGCGAAGGAGTTGATCAGACCCGCGGCTGGTTTTATACCCTGCACGCCATCAGTGCTTTGCTGAAGGAGGAAATCCAGGAAGAACTCCGCCGGCAGGGCTTCCCGGCCGACGACGAGCGTTATCCGGGCTTGGCATTTAAAACCGTGGTGTCCAACGGACTGGTGCTCGACAAGCATGGCAACAAAATGAGCAAACGCCTGGGTAATGTGGTGGATCCGTTTGAAACCATCCAGACCTTTGGTGCCGATGCTACCCGCTGGTATCTGATTACCAATGCCTCGCCCTGGGATAATCTGCGGTTTGATGTGGAGGGGATCCGTGAAGCCCAGCGTAAATTTTTCGGTACCCTTTACAATACCTATCAATTCTTTGCCCTGTATGCCAATATTGATGGGTTTACCTATGCCGGTCAGCCCGTGCCGGTAGCGCAGCGGCCTGCCATCGATCAATGGGTGCTCTCAGCCCTCAACACCCTGGTAACCAGCGTCAATGAAGCATTTGATGATTATGAGCCCATGGTGGCAGGCCGGTTGATTGAGGAATTTGTGATTGAACAACTCAGCAACTGGTATGTGCGCCTGAACCGCCGACGGTTCTGGAGTCCGCTGCGCCCCAGTGAAAACGGCCGGCAGGAAGATGACTATGATAAAGAATCGGCCTACCAGACGCTGTATGAATGCCTGGAAACCGTATCATTGCTGATGGCGCCCATTGCGCCGTTTTTTGCCGACTGGCTCTTCCGCAACCTGAACCAGGTAACCGGCAGGTATGCAGTATCTTCCGTGCACTTGGCCGATTTTCCCAGACCCGATAGCAGCCTCAGCCGCCCCGAACTGGAGCAGCAAATGCAGCTGGCACAGGATATTACTTCCCTGATTCTTTCGCTCCGCAAAAAGGTGAATATCAAAGTCCGTCAGCCGCTGCGAAAAGTGCTCATCCCGATTGTGGACGACCGGATGAAACAGCAGCTACAGGCCGTGGAAGAACTCATCAAAGCAGAGGTGAATGTGAAAGAAATTGAATATGTAAGCGAGTCTGGTATCCAATACCGGATAAAGCCCAATTTTAAAGCCCTGGGCAATAAGCTGGGTAAAAAAATGAAAGCCGTTACCCGGTATCTGCAGGAGCTCGATCAGCCACAAATCCTCCAGCTTAAGCAGGGACATGCTCTGAGCCTGGCTTTTGTGGACGACCAGATTGCTCAGCCGGGGCAAACCCCGCAGGAAGTGATTTCCCTTTTGCCTGAAGAAGTGGAAATCGTCCCCGAAGATATTCCCGGCTGGATGACAGCCAATAAAGGCAACCTCACCGTAGCCCTCGACATCACAGTAACGCCTGAACTGGAAAAGGAAGGACATGCCCGCGAACTGGTGAATCGTATTCAGAGGCTTAGAAAAGAATCAGGGCTGGAGGTCACGGATCGCATCCAGGTGAAGATTGCCGACCATGACCTGATCCGCCCAGTGCTGAATGATTCCCATCTTTATAAGTATATTTGCACGGAAATTTTGGCAGACCGGCTGGAAATAGTTCCGCAAATTCAGGATGGCAGTTTGATTGAAGTCAATGAAGTCCCATTAACCGTTCACCTTCAAAAAACCCGCTAAACATATGGCAACCCAGAAAAAAAAGACCAAGGACGAAAAAAAGCAAACAACGGCTGCCCTGAAGGCCGAATCCCAATCGGCTCAAACGGCTTCTTCATCCTCCCGGAAAGCAGCTGAGAATGGCACGAAAAAAGCTGCATCAACCAAAACATCGGCCAAAACCGCCAAAAGCAACGCTGCTTCCAAAACCCCTGCTGATACTGCAGGGAAGAAGCCTGCCTCCAAATCCGTGAAAAATAACCAGACCGAGACTCCTGAAAAGATTACTCATACTTCCGCTGTTTCTGAGGTGAAAAGCAAAAAAACTGCATCTGCCGAAGCCCGGTCTGACAGCCAGGCCGCTAAAAAAGAAGATCGGGCTGAAATCGTCTATCAGCCTGAATTTGAAAAATCAGTACTCGATCAGCCCGGCCATCATAACGGACCGGTCTATCGCTACAGCGATGCTGAGCTGCAAGAATTCAAGGAGATTATCCTGAAAAAGCTGGAAGCTGCCCGCAAAGAGCTCGCTTATCTGCAGGGGCTCATTACCCGCAAGGATGAAATGGGTACGGAAGACACGGAAAACAAGTACATGAGTATGGAAGATGGCTCCGGTACGCTGGAACGCGAGCAGCTGAACCAAATGGCTAGCCGTCAGATTCAGTTTATTGATCATCTGGAAAAAGCGCTGGTACGCATCGAAAACAAGACCTATGGCATCTGCCGGGTAACCGGTAAGCTTATCGACAAAGCCCGTCTTCGTGCCGTGCCGCATGCCACGCTGAGCATCGAGGCCAAAAAAGCCCTGAGCAAGGGCAGCTAAGCACCGGCGGCGGGTACATCAATCTGTTGCATACGAATCAACCTGCGGTAAGTTCCGTCAAACGCCATCAGCTCGTCGTGTGAGCCATGCTCCACAATACGGCCGTTGCTCAGCACGTAAATCTCGTCGGCATGCTGGATGGTGGAAAGCCGATGAGCAACGATGATGCTTGTCCGGTGTTTCATCAGCCGCTGAATAGCTTCCTGCACCAGCCTTTCGCTTTCTGTATCCAGGGAAGAGGTGGCTTCATCTAGAATCAAAATCGGCGGATTCTTCAACACAGCCCGGGCAATAGTAATGCGCTGTTTTTCGCCTCCGCTCAACTTGATCCCTCTGTCGCCCACAATGGTCGCATATCCTTCTTCTTTTTGCATGATGAATGAATGTGCGTTAGCTGTGCGGGCAGCTGCAATAATGTCTTCTTCCCTTACCTCGCCATTGGCTCCCAGTGCAATGTTATTGGCAATGGTATCGTTGAACAAAATAGGTTCCTGCGTCACAATGCCCATCAGCCGGCGTAAATCCTGTAAACGGTATTCTTTGATGTTGATGCCATCAATTAAAATTTCTCCTTCAGTAACATCATGAAAACGGGGTATCAGATCCACCAGTGTGGATTTTCCGGCGCCGGAAGCCCCTACAATCGCAATGGTTTTGCCTTTGGGTATAGTCAGGGAAATGCGGTCAAGCACCAGCTGATCGCGGTAGCGAAAACTCACGTTGCGGAATTCAATGGCATGCTCAAAACTGTGAATCGGCCGGGCATCAGCCTTTTCGACCACTGTGATGGGGGTGGAAAGGATTTGCTGAATGCGTTCAGCACTGGCCCTGCCTTTCTGTATGTTGTAGGAAGTAGTGGAAAATGATTTCAGCGGATTGATGATCTGGGAGAAAATGGCAATGTAGGCAATGAATACATCGGCACTCACCACCGGCGGATCGGATAAAGCCAGTTGTCCACCAAAAAACAACACCACACAAAGCACCACCACCCCAAGAAATTCCGAAAGCGGAGAAGCCAAATCCCGCCGGCGGTTGATACGGTTTTTGAGCCGGAACAACTGATGATTTTCATGCTGAAACTTAATCTGCTGGTGACGTTCTGCATTGAAGGCTTTCACAACCCGGAGGCCTGTAATGGTTTCATCCATGATCGCCAGCAGATTGCTGAGCCTTTGCTGGCCTGCATTGGAATGCCGTTTCAGGGATTTGCTGATGCGGCCGATTACAAATCCGGCTGCCGGTAACAAAACCACCAGAAACAAGGTGAGTTGGGGACTTAAAATCAGCAGCGTACAGAAATAAATCAATACCGTAAAAGGATCCCGGAAAGCACTTTCCAGAAAGCTGATAATCGAAACTTCAATTTCCTGCACATCGTTGGTCATCCGGCTCAGGATGTCGGCTTTTTTTTCCTCAGAAAAATATCCAATGGGCAATGCAATCACGTGATTGAACAAATCCCTGCGGATATCCATCAGAATGCTGTTCCGGATGGGAGTGCTGATAAAGGAAGCACCATATGAAAACAGATTTTTCAGCAAAATAGCAACAATCACTACCAGGCAGATAACTCCGATGGCGTAGGATTTGCCATAGGCATCAATGACCTGTGTCAGATAGTAATTGAACAGCTGCAACAGGCCGGAAGAAGAAAAATGAAACACGGGCTTTGTGTGTACAGGTTGTGTTTTCCCAAAAATCAATGACAGAAAGGGAATCAGCATTGTGAGCGATATCAGCGAAAAAAAGATCGACAACAGGTTGCAGATAAAATACAACACAATACCCTGCACGTGTTTTTTCAAATAGCGCAATACCCACAATAAATTTTTCATCAGAAGGTGTTTAAAGGTTTATGATTATTTAATCGGCCGGCATAACAGCATCTACCAAACCAGCGTAGCCCGAAAGAAAGCCAATGGATGACATACATTTCATAAGAAGCTCATGAAAACCCCGTAAATTTACAAGTTAACCGCAAGAGGAATGGCATTTTCATGTAAAAACTGAATAATCATGCAGGAATCCAAACGTCAGAAACAGGTAGCACGATTGATTCAGGAAGAGCTGAGTGATATTTTTCAACGGCAGGGCCTGAATATTTTTCACGGGGGGATGATATCCATTTCGCAGGTGAAAATGACCCCGGATCTGCTGGAAGCGAGAATATATCTGAGTTTTTATCAGATCACAGATCCTGACCAGATGCTTGCCCTGATCAAAGATCGCAAATGGGAAATCAAAAAAGAGCTGGCCACACGTATCAAACATCAGCTTCGGCGCATCCCTGAGCTGCAGTTTTTTCGCGATGATACGCTGGACTATGTATTCCGGCTGGAAGAAATTTTCAAAAAAATTCACGAACAGGACAAGCCAGCGGATGAGTGATGGCTTCTATCGGATTGCTGCTCAGATTTGCCCGGCGTTATTTCTGGGGCCACAAATCTACCCAGGCCATCCAGCTGATTTCCTGGGTCAGTGTGCTGGCCATAGCGGTGGGTACTGCCGCACTTATCATTGTGCTGAGCGTATTCAACGGATTTGAAGATCTAGTCAAATCCCTTTATTCTTCTTTTTATCCTTCCCTTCGGGTCATGCCTGCCCGCGGTCCTGTGTTTCAGGTGACGCCTGCACAACTGCAGGCCATCCGGCAGATTGCAGGTGTAAAGGCTGTGAGTGAAACTATCGAAGCCAAGGCCAGCGTACGATATAACAACCAGCAGATCATTGCCGTTGTGAAAGGAGTTGACAGTGCCTATGTGCACGTTACCGGCCTGAAAGATAAACTCGTACAGGGCGCCTTTGCGCTAGGTACGCCTCAGGTGCCGGGAGCTGTGGTGGGCATTGGTATTGCATCGGCTTTGGGTGTAGATTTGCAGAATCCGCTGTATCCTTTGTGGGTATATGTCCCCAATCCGCATGTAGCCACTTTCCTGAATCCCGAACAAGCTCTTCGTGTGGGCAGCCTCATGCCGCAGGGTATATTTGCCATCCAGGAGGAGTTCGACGATAGGTACATCATCACCCGTATCGATGCCATGCGCCAGTTGCTTTTGTTGCCCGAGGATGCAGTGTCGGCCCTGGAAATCAGTACGGGCGATCGAGCATCCCTGGCAGATGTGGGGCGGCAGATCCAGCATATCCTGGGGCCCGATGTAGTTGTTAAGACCCGTTATGAACAGAATGAAACCCTCTATCACGTGATGCAGACGGAAAAATGGGTGGTATATGCCATCCTGAGCTTCATCCTGGTGATAGCAGCTTTTAACATGATCGGGGCACTTTCGATGCTGGTCATTGACAAACAGCAGGACATAGCCATTTTACGGGCTATGGGGGCTACTGAAAAGCTGATTCGACGTATTTTTCTGACCACAGGTTTGTGGATAGCCTTTACCGGAGCAGCTATCGGCGTTTGCTTGGCACTGTTGCTGTGCATTGGCCAGCAGCATTATGGCTGGATCAAGCTGGGCGGCCAGTCGTTTGTAATAGATGCCTATCCGGTAAGCCTGAAAGGGCAGGATTTTGTGCTGGTGGTGATGACGGTGGCCGTTATTGCTGCGCTGGCATCCTATCTGCCGGCCCATCGGGCAGGCAGCCGCCAGCTGGATTTGAAATCTCTTCAGTCTTAGAAATCCCCCAGGGAAGTTTCGGGAAGCTGGGCCATGGCCCGTTTGAATTGTTCTTCATTGGGCGCGGTGCCATGCCACTCGTGGTTGTTTTCCATGAAATCCACCCCTTTACCCATCACGGTGTGCATCAGCACAGCTACTGGCTTGCCTTTTCCGGTGAGGGTTTTGGCTTTTTCCAGGGTTTCAATCACCAGGTCCAGGTTGTTCCCGTCCTTTAATTCGAGGGTTTCCCATCCGAAAGCACGGAATTTTTCCACCAGATCACCCAGGCCAGCCACCTCACGGGTAGGTCCATCAATCTGCTGCCCGTTCCAGTCAACCGTGGCGATCAGATTATCTACCTTATGATGAGCGGCAAACATCATAGCTTCCCAGTTTTGCCCTTCTTCCAGTTCGCCATCACCGTGCAGGGAAAACACCCAACGCTTGTCGCCACTGAGTTTCTTTCCCAAAGCAGCACCCACGGCCACACTCATGCCCTGTCCCAGCGAGCCGGTGCTGATGCGTACCCCGGGTAGATGTTCATGCGTGGTGGGATGTCCCTGCAGGCGGGAATTGATTTTGCGGAAGGTGTACAGCTCTTTTAGCGGGAAATAACCTGCTCGCGCCAGCGTGCTGTAATATACCGGCGAAATATGTCCGTTGGAAAGAATAAAAATGTCTTCGTCCTTTCCGGCCATGGTAAAGTCGGGATTGTGTTTCATGACCTGAAAATACAGGGCGGTGAAAAATTCGGTACATCCCAGCGATCCGCCCGGATGGCCACTCTGGGCCAGATATACCATGCGAATGATATCCCTTCTGATTTGTGCGGCGATTTCTGTAAGCGAAGCCATGATCCCTATTTTTAAGCGTCAAAAGTAAAAGAAAATTTTCAAGCAGAAGGAGATGGATATCTGAAACTTCCGGTGGGAGGCCGCTTTGTGAATATGAACAAATTCCTGTAGGTTTGCACATCCCAAAATACTTCTATGGAAGAAGAACTTACCCTGATCATAGAAGATGCACGTGAAAAAATGCAGAAGGCTATTCAGCATCTGGAATCGGAACTGGTGAAAATCCGTGCCGGTAAAGCCAATCCGCAGATGCTGGAAGGTATTCAGGTTGAATATTACGGCGCTTTTGTACCTCTCAATCAGGTGGCCAATGTGACGGCTGCCGATGCCCGTACCATTGTGATCCAACCCTGGGAAAAACAGATGGTGCCGGTCATTGAAAAAGCTATCATCGCAGCCAACCTGGGTTTCACTCCGCAGAACGATGGTCAGATCATCCGCATTTTCCTCCCCCCGCTCACCGAAGAGCGGCGCAGGGATCTAGTGAAACGGGTCAATGCCGAAGGCGAACAGGCCAAGATTGCCATCCGCAATATCAGAAGGGATGCCATTGAAGAAATCAAAAAGATGCAGAAAAACGGACTGAGCGAAGATCAGGCCAAGGATGCCGAAGAAGAAGCCCAGCAGCTTACCAATAAGTTTATTGCCCTGGTCGATAAATACTGTGCTGCCAAGGAAAAGGAAATTATGGTTGTGTAACCCATATCTGTCGCTTTTGTCACAGGAAAAGCATATCTTTCATAGATGCTATCCTGGGGCATCTTATCCATGCCGTTTGTTTGGCTAATTTTTCCCACCCTGTCTCGGCCGGTATTGACGCAAAACCTGCCTGTCAGCTGGAAAGTCGGGTTATGCCTGGCAGCATGTGCGTTGGCAATGGAAATCTGGTATCAGGGGGTGAACCTCACCATGCGAAAATACTGCTACCGGGATCCGCATCTGCTTCCCTATTGTCCGTATGCATTGGTATTAGGAACCCGCAAATGGGCTGGTAGCCATCTCAATCTGTATTTTGTCCATCGCATGGATGCAGCTTTTGCTGTTTTTGCAGCGCGACGTACAGATAGGCTCATTCTTAGCGGTGCCCGTTTTTCCCATCACCTGAACCAGCCGGAGGCTATGCGGCAGGCGCTCCTGCAACGTGGAATACCTGAAAAGCAACTTGTATTGCATCCGCAGGGCAACCGCACCTGGCAGTCGCTTCAGCATTGCCGGGAAGCCGGCATTCAGCATCTGATTATCATTTCCCAACATTTTCACAATGTCCGAGCAGTTTTTATTGCCCGGTACATGGGCATACAGGCCTATGCCTTTGATGCCAGAGATGTGCGGGGCTGGGTCCGATGCCGGGTGCTGGTGCGTGAACGCCTGGCTCGTATCCGTATGCTGATGGATATCATTGCAGACCAGCTGAAAAAATACGGCATGAAAATTTGATTTTTGTAAAAACACGTTTTATCTTTCTGAAAACCCTTTGGAATATGTCATTCTGGAAAGA from Thermoflavifilum aggregans encodes the following:
- a CDS encoding helix-turn-helix transcriptional regulator — protein: MRFVLSLQIMNQALEFFQQTGMRQLTDHRLELLSEREFQAGNHLQVQVSRYLWAEGEPQAVAAMVYHVVSESTAKEPVIELKYCIPGRRYCAFAGCKGSLCTSPHREEDCLHSHSTAEMISIAFSSAFFHAQGLGECWAGTDMPAATKKTLIWKPMPITPRMTSLLQQMLHHPYQGTEERLYVQSKALELLVISREQARHQAVRKTSARFLLHPEDREKIYQARDIMLQHLDEPITIRELSRKVAINECYLKKGFKEIFGTTIYDYFQRERMEKARQLLYEQGLSVSEVAARMGYSCISHFSTAFKKYTGLKPCELIR
- the ileS gene encoding isoleucine--tRNA ligase, translated to MATTAKYPEYAQLNLPAFEQEILQRWEQEKTFERSIAQREGQPSFVFYEGPPSANGLPGIHHVISRTLKDLVCRYQTMKGFQVKRKSGWDTHGLPVELGVEQELGISKADIGKKISVEAYNQRCREAVLRYKDKWEELTRKMGYWVDLEHPYITFDNDYIETLWWLLKKLYEKGLLYESISIQPYSPAAGTGLSSHELNQPGTYKMVKDTTVVAMFRLSGQDGRNVSHPAWKRIQEAIAAYRQQHAVSYPAEQEQVFCLAWTTTPWTLPSNLGLTVGPHFTYSLIRTRHPYTQEVVHVLLAKEKVKEYFAEPEQGSIEETPLALDGHRKIKSPWAELLTLQGQELQGLYYEQLMPFDANRPELAGGDPFRIVTGDFVTTEEGTGIVHTAPAFGADDFRVGRQFGLGILVLVDKEGKFVEGMGEFSGRYVKNYKDDPDYRDVDVDLCNWLKARGLAFRIEKYEHSYPHCWRTDKPVLYYPLQAWFIRTTAMKDRMVELNRRIRWKPASTGEGRFGNWLENIVDWNLSRSRFWGTPLPIWRTEDGSEEKCIGSVAELKAELKKAAALNKPGYLREDAVFDLHKPFVDEMVLLSDSGKPMHRVPDLVDVWFDSGAMPFAQWHFPFENADTFASNYPADFICEGVDQTRGWFYTLHAISALLKEEIQEELRRQGFPADDERYPGLAFKTVVSNGLVLDKHGNKMSKRLGNVVDPFETIQTFGADATRWYLITNASPWDNLRFDVEGIREAQRKFFGTLYNTYQFFALYANIDGFTYAGQPVPVAQRPAIDQWVLSALNTLVTSVNEAFDDYEPMVAGRLIEEFVIEQLSNWYVRLNRRRFWSPLRPSENGRQEDDYDKESAYQTLYECLETVSLLMAPIAPFFADWLFRNLNQVTGRYAVSSVHLADFPRPDSSLSRPELEQQMQLAQDITSLILSLRKKVNIKVRQPLRKVLIPIVDDRMKQQLQAVEELIKAEVNVKEIEYVSESGIQYRIKPNFKALGNKLGKKMKAVTRYLQELDQPQILQLKQGHALSLAFVDDQIAQPGQTPQEVISLLPEEVEIVPEDIPGWMTANKGNLTVALDITVTPELEKEGHARELVNRIQRLRKESGLEVTDRIQVKIADHDLIRPVLNDSHLYKYICTEILADRLEIVPQIQDGSLIEVNEVPLTVHLQKTR
- a CDS encoding TraR/DksA C4-type zinc finger protein, yielding MATQKKKTKDEKKQTTAALKAESQSAQTASSSSRKAAENGTKKAASTKTSAKTAKSNAASKTPADTAGKKPASKSVKNNQTETPEKITHTSAVSEVKSKKTASAEARSDSQAAKKEDRAEIVYQPEFEKSVLDQPGHHNGPVYRYSDAELQEFKEIILKKLEAARKELAYLQGLITRKDEMGTEDTENKYMSMEDGSGTLEREQLNQMASRQIQFIDHLEKALVRIENKTYGICRVTGKLIDKARLRAVPHATLSIEAKKALSKGS
- a CDS encoding ABC transporter ATP-binding protein: MKNLLWVLRYLKKHVQGIVLYFICNLLSIFFSLISLTMLIPFLSLIFGKTQPVHTKPVFHFSSSGLLQLFNYYLTQVIDAYGKSYAIGVICLVVIVAILLKNLFSYGASFISTPIRNSILMDIRRDLFNHVIALPIGYFSEEKKADILSRMTNDVQEIEVSIISFLESAFRDPFTVLIYFCTLLILSPQLTLFLVVLLPAAGFVIGRISKSLKRHSNAGQQRLSNLLAIMDETITGLRVVKAFNAERHQQIKFQHENHQLFRLKNRINRRRDLASPLSEFLGVVVLCVVLFFGGQLALSDPPVVSADVFIAYIAIFSQIINPLKSFSTTSYNIQKGRASAERIQQILSTPITVVEKADARPIHSFEHAIEFRNVSFRYRDQLVLDRISLTIPKGKTIAIVGASGAGKSTLVDLIPRFHDVTEGEILIDGINIKEYRLQDLRRLMGIVTQEPILFNDTIANNIALGANGEVREEDIIAAARTANAHSFIMQKEEGYATIVGDRGIKLSGGEKQRITIARAVLKNPPILILDEATSSLDTESERLVQEAIQRLMKHRTSIIVAHRLSTIQHADEIYVLSNGRIVEHGSHDELMAFDGTYRRLIRMQQIDVPAAGA
- the rbfA gene encoding 30S ribosome-binding factor RbfA codes for the protein MQESKRQKQVARLIQEELSDIFQRQGLNIFHGGMISISQVKMTPDLLEARIYLSFYQITDPDQMLALIKDRKWEIKKELATRIKHQLRRIPELQFFRDDTLDYVFRLEEIFKKIHEQDKPADE
- a CDS encoding ABC transporter permease yields the protein MASIGLLLRFARRYFWGHKSTQAIQLISWVSVLAIAVGTAALIIVLSVFNGFEDLVKSLYSSFYPSLRVMPARGPVFQVTPAQLQAIRQIAGVKAVSETIEAKASVRYNNQQIIAVVKGVDSAYVHVTGLKDKLVQGAFALGTPQVPGAVVGIGIASALGVDLQNPLYPLWVYVPNPHVATFLNPEQALRVGSLMPQGIFAIQEEFDDRYIITRIDAMRQLLLLPEDAVSALEISTGDRASLADVGRQIQHILGPDVVVKTRYEQNETLYHVMQTEKWVVYAILSFILVIAAFNMIGALSMLVIDKQQDIAILRAMGATEKLIRRIFLTTGLWIAFTGAAIGVCLALLLCIGQQHYGWIKLGGQSFVIDAYPVSLKGQDFVLVVMTVAVIAALASYLPAHRAGSRQLDLKSLQS
- a CDS encoding transketolase, which codes for MASLTEIAAQIRRDIIRMVYLAQSGHPGGSLGCTEFFTALYFQVMKHNPDFTMAGKDEDIFILSNGHISPVYYSTLARAGYFPLKELYTFRKINSRLQGHPTTHEHLPGVRISTGSLGQGMSVAVGAALGKKLSGDKRWVFSLHGDGELEEGQNWEAMMFAAHHKVDNLIATVDWNGQQIDGPTREVAGLGDLVEKFRAFGWETLELKDGNNLDLVIETLEKAKTLTGKGKPVAVLMHTVMGKGVDFMENNHEWHGTAPNEEQFKRAMAQLPETSLGDF
- the frr gene encoding ribosome recycling factor — encoded protein: MEEELTLIIEDAREKMQKAIQHLESELVKIRAGKANPQMLEGIQVEYYGAFVPLNQVANVTAADARTIVIQPWEKQMVPVIEKAIIAANLGFTPQNDGQIIRIFLPPLTEERRRDLVKRVNAEGEQAKIAIRNIRRDAIEEIKKMQKNGLSEDQAKDAEEEAQQLTNKFIALVDKYCAAKEKEIMVV
- a CDS encoding SanA/YdcF family protein — encoded protein: MPFVWLIFPTLSRPVLTQNLPVSWKVGLCLAACALAMEIWYQGVNLTMRKYCYRDPHLLPYCPYALVLGTRKWAGSHLNLYFVHRMDAAFAVFAARRTDRLILSGARFSHHLNQPEAMRQALLQRGIPEKQLVLHPQGNRTWQSLQHCREAGIQHLIIISQHFHNVRAVFIARYMGIQAYAFDARDVRGWVRCRVLVRERLARIRMLMDIIADQLKKYGMKI